DNA from Flavobacteriales bacterium:
GCATCTCATAGTCCACTAGACCGGATTCTCTGTCGACACCATAGAAATGAGGCTCATAGAGTTTACCGGAATAATTGACCGGAGAGCCGTGTGTCAAGTGACCACCATGAGAGAGGTCGAAACCTAGAATCTTATCACCCGGTCGCAAGCAGGCCAGCATCACGGCAGCATTGGCTTGTGCTCCTGAATGAGGCTGGACATTGGCCCAGCTCGCTCCGAACAGTTCTTTCAATCGATCGATGGCCAGTTGCTCCACCTGATCAACGATCTCACATCCTCCATAGTAGCGCTTGAAGGGCAATCCTTCCGCATATTTATTGGTCAGAACAGAGCCCGCGGCTTCCATCACCTGGTCGCTCACGAAATTCTCAGAGGCGATGAGTTCTACGCCATGGAGCTGACGTTCTTTCTCTTTTTGGATAAGATCGAATACTTCTGAATCACGAGACATGGATCGTAGGATTATAAATGAGGTGGCGAAAATAGATGGAAGCGATCAGCGTACGACCAACATCCGAGCAGGAATCATCAACATCAGTGGAAAAGGGGATTGCAAAGCCCCCATCACCACCCTCGACAGGGTGTATCCGAGTTCCGGTTCATTGAAAAGCCATCCTGCGATGAAAATCACCCCTGCGATGGCAAATGCTGAAAGATAGAAGTAGAGAATCCATAGACTGCCTTTCATGTCCTTCAGGATCATGCGAAAGGTGATCATGGACAATCCGAGATAGACCACCGTGAATAGGATGGTCAATATCCATTTGACCTGATTGAGTGCTGGGGAATCGTAGTTGTTCAGAAAATCAAATTGCTCGAGCACCCTGTAGTTCTCGATCAGTCCATCGTTGTATGCGATCTGTTCGTTGATGTTGACAAAGAGGATATCTCTGAATCCACCGAGAATGACAAGGACGATGGCCATGAGAATGGCAGCGATCCATTGGCCCCTTTTCATGGGGTGCTCTTTTTCAATGAGAGATCAGAGAATCGGGTCGCCCAGATGATCCAGAGTAGGAACATCCATCCATTCACCAGTATAGTGAAGGTGTAGTTGTGATTGAAATCCAGATAAGCGTAGTCATAGGTAACAATGATGCAGAGAGCCACGATGCGCAGCACATTGATCAAGTGGATGCTGAGTAATCCGAGGGGAATGAACCAGAGCTTCTTCTTCCAAGGACCGGGATACCAGAATATGAAGATGGTGAACAAGGCAAACAGACTGATGCCATTACATGGGTCACCGATCCATAGGCCGTATGTGCCATCGATACCTACAGTCCGTATTTGATCGACAGCTGGGGGTTCTGGGATGAGTTCATAGCCCATCGCACGTAAGATGGTGCTTGTGATGTCGATGAGATTGTCTATGACCATCCGGTCGAATCCGGTGTAGTCATTGATATACCCGTGATAGAGCCAATACCAAAGAAGATAGGAGCCAGAGGCCAGTATCAAGAAGCGGAGGAATGGGTTCTCCTTGATGGATCGCATCACTCCACGTTCAGAAAGGATTGCTTACTGCTCTTTGTGATAGTCGTAGGCCTTCTTGCCGGCCAGACCGAGTCCCGCAGCGATCAATAGACTGATACCACCATCTACAGGGATGCATGGAGGAGGGAAGCATCCGCCAGGGCCGGGGCCTTGGATAGGAGGTCCGGTCTGAGCACTTATGACTGCGCTCATGCCAACAACGAAGACCGCACTCAACAAGAATTTCATAGCTATTCTGTTCATCGTCTGAATTCTTGGTCACGAAGATACTGGTTCGAGTGGTAATTCATGACATGAAAGCCGTTGTTTTCAACAGTTGATCAAGA
Protein-coding regions in this window:
- the glyA gene encoding serine hydroxymethyltransferase (catalyzes the reaction of glycine with 5,10-methylenetetrahydrofolate to form L-serine and tetrahydrofolate), giving the protein MSRDSEVFDLIQKEKERQLHGVELIASENFVSDQVMEAAGSVLTNKYAEGLPFKRYYGGCEIVDQVEQLAIDRLKELFGASWANVQPHSGAQANAAVMLACLRPGDKILGFDLSHGGHLTHGSPVNYSGKLYEPHFYGVDRESGLVDYEM
- the xrtF gene encoding exosortase family protein XrtF, producing MRSIKENPFLRFLILASGSYLLWYWLYHGYINDYTGFDRMVIDNLIDITSTILRAMGYELIPEPPAVDQIRTVGIDGTYGLWIGDPCNGISLFALFTIFIFWYPGPWKKKLWFIPLGLLSIHLINVLRIVALCIIVTYDYAYLDFNHNYTFTILVNGWMFLLWIIWATRFSDLSLKKSTP